The following DNA comes from Papaver somniferum cultivar HN1 chromosome 4, ASM357369v1, whole genome shotgun sequence.
TGAAAATCTTTATACTCCAGGCACAATTCTTAATACTCATATAATTTCATAGACCCAGTACCATCTAGCAGTAGcaatagttgaactgcgagcatcAAAAGAATGATAGGTATGATAGGGACGACCTAACACAAAGTCAGACCTACTCGACTTGGATTTCTAATATGAGACTCTGGTAAATCGGGATTCGTATCATATACATTCTTCGCTTCGATACAATATAAGTCAAAAAGTTGCTTCTTTTAGACTAGATGCAAGACATGGGAAGACTTTCAACGATTGAGAGAAGAAAATTCAATTGTCCTTGTCAAGTAGAGGGATGTATATGATATGTTCAGTTTGAAGTCCTTCCTATCTAAGGTAGACTGTATGAACTGTTGTGTTGTCCTGACTGAATGAATCTAAGAAGTAGAACTTTGTTGGCGTTGCACAATCGAAAGTAGGAAAGGTATCGATCATCTCTTGCTCTTTCTCATACTTTGTAAATAACTTCCCCTTTATCGGTTATGTGAGGTGTCTAATATGTTGGAGATGTAAGATAATGTAGTGGAAGAAGTTCAGAAGAGTGGCATTAGTTAGAGTTCTCGATGGTGGGGGTGTAACTAAAATAGTTATATTGGTGAAACCTTCCCCTTATTTTTTAGTTACACTAGGTGTTGAATCTTCTGTGCTAGGGTTATTTAAGTGAATAGGGGAGTTAAAGTGTAAGCATATGATGTCGTTAGACGACTTTTTATTTCTCCTATAGAGAATCGAGCGATGCCTGATATAGTGATTAGTGTATCTGTCTCTCTATTGAAGAAGGTATTTTTTCCTCTAGTGTAATCTAAGGGAAAGCCTACTAATGCTCATTTTTTCTTCTAAGCTAAGTCTTTGTAGTACTCATTTAACGTGCAGGCACTGCTTCACACGTTCCAACATTTCTTAGGTTCCATGTTAGACACTAGAACTAAGATTGGAAGTAACAGATACATAAGCAGACTGCTCAAGCTGACTAAACCCTATTACTATACCAAGTAATCTCGTACTTTACGACCTAAGAACATCCCACCTTGCATCAGTATCAACACTAAACTTCGGCATTTTACGTTCCCTAGCTCTTGCTTCACTACCAAGCCCTGCTGATGCACCTAATCTGAACCCATTCCACTAATACAGTCCAAATCCATTTCTCCTTGACCTATGACCACTTCCACCTGATGCTCATGAACCTGACCGATCTAACGTTGTTGCTCCACTAGCACCCGATAAAGTACCATATACACCTGACATAACTGACTGACCGGATGTTGTCCACTTTTCCCTAGCATAAGAAGATCCTCTAGCTGGACCAATAATGGTAGTCGCTTCACTATAATCCGACCCACCTGATTGACCATAGCTTACCCCAATAGCACATGTCATTTCAGTACCATCGCCATTTAATCCAGACGCACAAACGTAAACTAGCCTAACTGAAACAGCACTTTCCTCACCAACTGATTCACTTGATTTAAGTCACTTTTCTCTTTCAACGGCTCCTGCTCACAAAGCAGTGAACCCATCATCTGAAGGATTTCCGCTTTCTTCACTTTCACCAACTTATCGACCAAGTAGCCGAGATGAACCTAGCCTTGAAGCGAATTCCTTGGTATCAATTTCTCCAGTATCACCAGCTGATTCAAGATCACGAACTAAGTCAGCGAAACCAAGAGCAGTGGCGAATCCAAGGGGAGCCAGTGGGGTCACTCCCCCCCTAAAATTTCTGAAATTGTACAGGCACCCATATATATTTAGACATTTTTAGTCATAATACTATTTTTGGCTCCCACAAAATGTAGAAATTATAAAGATATTCCTATGGTTTTCGTGTATTTTTTGTGTAGTTTTGAGACCGGTTCCTTATATCCCATTATATTCGTGACAATTTAAAACTTATCTAAAAATAAGAAGATCTAATGTATCACAAATCCTACTTTATAGGAAAGGCAACAAAAAAATTTGTGTGTATGAGATTGTTTCGGATTATGATATCGTATGTATGATTTCTAATAACCGTGGATGCCCCAACCGAATAGTCGTTCTGGATTCGCCACTGACCAAGAGTACTTAAATCCGAGGATATAACCAATTGACCCGATGGACCTAACATAACTGATTTTGTACACTTCTCTTAATTAGCAGTTAATCTAGTATGAAGACTAGCCCAGCTAACCCATCTGACGTAGTTACTCCACCAGTATTTCAGTACATATATTTatacatatatacaaaaaaaaaacactgatAATTCAGCTGGGAAAAGCTCTAGTTTGTATGTATATATGTAGAGGCTATAGGTATCAGTGTAGAGCACCTATTGCCATTAGAGTCTGTAATCTTAATTCCAGAGATCACATATACAGATTATATACGTTCCTGGTACATGATCACAGAGACTTTGCTATTTTACCATTTGAAAAACTCACCATCAACCGGAGTGTATTTTCATTAGTAAAGAGTGTAATAAGTTTGATGATTTATTAGAAAGGCACGCCATAGTTCATTTATCTCCAGATTTATAGTCATTTAACCCACCCAAGTAGAGAAGTTTGGAAGGATAAGAACAATATAGTTTTTGTTTAAGTTTCAATATATCATTCTCTTTTGCATTAAAATAAACCCATTTAGATATTTTGATAACCCAAAGATCGCTTTCGAGGACCCCATGCgtattgatgatttctactcgagTTTTGGCAACACTACTAATGTGAATTAGTCGACTTGAGGAATGTAGCGAAATTCATAGATAAACTAAATAATGTCAGTTTTATATGAATTTTGGTGCTGATTAGTGAACCGATATTCCTTGGTGAACTGCTATTTCCATTATCAGCCATGAGGAAACAACGTTCAAACAAAACTTACAAAGTTCAAGTtggaaagaaaatttttggtaTAAAATGTCCGACGTAGACTACTTCCtaataggggtgtgcaacggacggatggTTGCGGATTAGGAGTCACCTGCAACCAAATcatcaaagttgcggatttggaaaattgaaccgtgaccggcccaatcacccgcggttTAACCTCTGCGGATCAACGGATTGTACGGGCCGGATGCGGGTTAACCGCGGATAATGAAATCCCTAACCCTCCTGTTAGAATACCTCACGATATCTCTGTTTCTCTTATATGATGAACTTAGTTGATTTCTCTAACGTTGGGACCATGGAGGAACTTCAAAATCAAGAGTCAATTGATCTTCAATATAAGGCAAGTCAATTGAAGAACCCGTTAAGCCTAGACAACACATGCATTCTGATATGATGGTTCCTAAGAGGCCTGAAGAAACAATGGAGGGTTGTCGATGCACGGCAAGAGTTCTAATACTGGAGCTAGAGTTAGTGACACCACAGTAGTTAATACTGATAAAAGTGGAAAACTAACTCAAGAGGCTTGAGATGGTTATGTAACAGCTAAGGAAACTCAAGACTGGGATGCCACTGCACCTGTAAGTGCAGCTGAAAACATAATCATGGAAAGAAACTGATCCACCACGCCAGCTTGTTTCTTCTCCAGGCGAAATTTGACAAGGAATGTATCTTCACTAACAGTAATCTAAAGGAACTCGTTTGTCAAATTTATCTGGGAGTAGAACATACGCAAAAGCAGACGGTCATTGTCAAGCTCTGATAAGTCGGTCATGGCTGCCAGTGTTGCGACGGCAACCATGATCATGGATAAAGAATAAGTTGATTTTCCAATGTTTTCACCGTCGCTTATATGAGAGTATGGTGGTAAAAGATACTCCACAATGAACTACATCCATTTCTAGGTGGTTTTCCGTCTTTTTTGTACGTTTCTAAAAAGGAAAATGTTAAATAAGAAAAGGGATATATTTGAAAGCCGAAGAAATCCAAGTTTTCTACTTCAAGACGCCCTATATCGGTGATATTTTCCTTTTCATTAGTGAATTTTGCTgagaaaacaaaaatacaaaTCTAAGGGAGGACATCTGCTCTTACTTAAAACGTGACATTCAATATgaaacatgtatatatatatgcaaaataAATTTCATTCAAATGAAGGAATCATATTTACAGCAAAAGAGTAAGAAACAACAAAGAATTTCTACAACCGAAGCCTGGGTTCTTCCACTTCAAGCCCCATTACGGCTTTCCAGCCTGCTTTAAGAGGTGTTGGTCGAACAAAACTCGTATCCGTAACTTTTCTGTAATCACCATCTTTTTGTGAAGAAGACTCCTCGAGACAAAATGGAGCCAAACTATTGTTTGCAAGACACCGTCCTGATTTGCCATTTTTCCGCACATTTTTCCGCACATTTTTCCTAGGTTTTCTTTGAGGAGAAACACATCTCGCGAATTCAGCACCAAGCAGAGGAATCTCTTGCACTGCAACACCTTTTGCAATCCGCTTGCTCAACCTGGTACGTCTAGGCTGAGCTGAGAAACTCTTACTAGCTTGATCCCGGTCATTTTGATGTCCTACAAATTTCTGTTCTGAATTCGAAAGAGATCCTATATGGGTTATATGTGAACTACTTACATGTGAACTACCCCAAGATCTAAACGCACTGCTCTTCTTATTCATACCAAATTCCTTACCCGCAATTACTTGGACCTCCTATTACAATTTCAGAAATTCTGGTTAGAAAGATGAAGTTCATGGACAATTTGAAATTTAGCGATGAACATACAACTACTCATTATACATATACATAAGTTTTAAGAAATGTGTGAACTCAATTTTGGTTATCTGTTTCTATGTATTACACGTAGAGCTGATATTTCTAGTGCAACCTTGCAGATTATCAGAACATGTAGAGATTAAATGTTGACGATAGATTCGGATCAGGATTGCAGGACTGAATCAAGGAAAATAATGCATTCGCTAATAAAGTGGGTTTCTTCTGGGGTAGTAAAAAGGTCATTGTAGccaagagaattaatttcaattaTCTATAGTTATGGATTGTTTATCCTGCCAACACTGGACCCCTGAGGTTGTTCACCTAAACTGAAACTGTTCCGATTCCATTCCACCTATACAACTACAAACAGTTGTTCAATAGGTTTATGTCTGCCTGCCTTGTCAAATTTGCTTTCTGGATGAACAGCTTTATTAATAAAACAGGACCAGAAGCGTGTTACTGACAACCAAAGAGTGAAGCGGGTTTCAAGAGCCAACATAAACTTTTCTAATACAAAAGTTGCAGGAACCATGATATTTTCTACCATATAGTTATTATGTCAGCGGGAGCTAGGTTCATTTGCAAGGGACACAAGCTAAACTTATACGTGCATAATATAATGAATGTGGGATGGAAGGAAGGAAGACGCATACCTTAGTTGTTGTCTCCACAAGCTGTGCAGAGTTCGGATCATCATCTTCAGAATCAGCAATTTCCTCGCGTTCGAATTCTACATCTTCACCAATTTCTTCCTCAGAGTCACTCAACTCTTCTTGTTCCATGACTATTTCTGGAAGTGATTCTTCACCTAAGCAGTTGCTATCTAGAGCCACAACACAAGCACTTACACTATTCTCTTTCTCATTTCTAATTCCCATGTCTTTAACCTTCCTCGGTGTAGAACTTAAGTGAATTTCCAAATCTATTTCGTTTGTGTTCCCAGTAAGGCTGGCCGGTTCAGAATTACTGATATGAACAGAACCAGAAGAATTTTTGACTTGGGAATGATTACCTCCAAATGATTTAAAATCAAATGATAAGTTACCAGACAAGTTAACCGAGTCTTTATTAACGATATCTGGTCTTTGCAAGAGTGGATGAAAATCAATTGTGGATGTGGTGGAAGGTGTTTCTCCTAACCCCAGAGATGTATAAAACTGATTAACTAGAGAACCCGCGCGCTGAGAAGTCGAGGGAAAATTAAGATTTGACTGAAGATGGTTTCCTGGTAAGAAACTGAAAGTACTGGAACTTGTACTGTAATTTGTCTGACAGTAAGAAGAGTGGTTGTCTTCAGAACCCTGAAACAGCAATGGGTGCATCTGCAGATCTGATTCAGAACCTTTTTCCTCCATGGCAACTGAATTCATATCAAATCTTGGACCTTGCAAACAGGCGGGAGTATTTCTCTTCTGAGGATTTCCAGCACTGGAAGTCCCCAACATTCGCGCAGGAGCAAGATCTTCTGTTCCTACATTACTAGAAGAAGGAACTCTGGTTGAATGAGATGGTCCGCAATAAGTTTTGAAAGCCGATTGGGAGATGACATGGACAGATGCAGGAAGGTTTACGGGAGGTAAGCTAGGTGCTAACTGGACTAACTGCGTAGTTTTCTTTCTACGAGCTCGATAAGGTTTCAATTTGACTTGACTTCTGGAAGATTTAGAAATCCAATCAGCAGCATGCTGGTTGGGACCCATGGCGCACGCTGGACTGTATCTCATATGAGCAACATGAGATACATTCTGTGATTGTAGAGAGTTGTTCGGAGCAGCAAATAATCCATTCGCATAGTCATGTACAGAATGAGATCCAGAGAACGGGTGACCAGAATGATTTTCACCACCAGACTGGTATTCTTTTCCAGAAGGATTTGATGGAGCAATCCTAGAATCTGTAGGTCTCCAATCTGCCAAAAAGGCTTCATGTACGTaggcttcatcttcatcttccatgtCATCATTTCCAGTtctattctcttgatcaacattATCAGCCACATGACCCTGCATCACAACATCACAAGATCAAGAAACAACTCAACGTAAATCTTGCAACCCCGCGTGAAAAGATTAcaaatacaataaacaacatactgAAGACTTATAATTGCTTAAACAAACTAATTGAACACCGTGCAGATGATGCAACACTAACGAGATTTCTGGTGGGGGATGTCATGTCCATAGAAATTAGCATATACGACTGAGCCATCTGCTTAGTATATTGTTTTCGGAAGCACTCAGACTGCTGGTCGGAAAGTTTCTGATGACTAAGTTACAGAAAGGGGAGGTGATAATTTAGGGATTCTCATGGTGAGtttcttctctttgaaaatgcttCATTTCTTCCTAGTTGGCTAGGACCTGAGACTAGTAAACATACGGTTTTTATTAGATTCGGAGAAGTTAGTATTCTGCATGGAATATGTCTCTCGGTTCTAGATGGTTTTCGCAATCACCCACTTTTGATGTTGGTGCACAAATGTATGTTCGGTCAGCTTTATGATCAAAATTCAAAACATAACTAACTGAAAGTTTTGCATGGTTTTTTAGCTACTAACCTCTTTCTCTGTCACAGTTCCCAGATTGGCTGAACCTGCTGCAGCGATACTTTTTCGTCTTTCTTGTGAATATAATCGCCTCTTTTCTTTTTTAGCTCCTTCTGATTTATACGATTTCTGGGTTCCACTAGCAATTCGCCATTGTCGGGGTAGCAAGGATGGATCCCTATGAGGGACAATAAATTTCCAAACAGACATCCAGTCGAGCTTAAAGACACCGAGCCCCTAAAATAATTTAAAATGCATATAAGTTAAATAGTCATGCACCACATGCTGGTCCTgtgtaaataaaaataaataagtatAAAATATTACACATGAGAAATACAGCAGGCAAAACCCTATCTTATCACCTCATCAATGCGTGCCTTCTCTTCTGCAGTCAAAGGAGAAGTCTTCATTCTTCGCACTGCCTGtaagaaataattaagaaaattaatcgGAAACCAAGACCAGTACAGGTGTCTTAAAAAACAACCTCGACATGGCAAACCCAGTTATAGGGTATTGAACATGTCCTGAGAACCAAACAGCTGGAGCatggagaagaaaaaaatagttgTGCTTCATGTAAAAGAAGCCATATATGGGATTAAGCAGAATTGGTGGAAGAGTCACTCATAGAAAGTTAAATATATTTGTCCTTCTTCAAGTTCATCAACTTTCCTTAgttttttgtgaaaccctagagaGTAACAGAGACTACAGTACCCACTGCCATTTCCAGTGTAGGACATGAGAAACTTATGAATAATGTAATGTACCCTTGTCACACAGTAAAAATGTACCATCAGAGACTACTTACCTTATAAATACATTATTAGCTAGCAGACAAGTAATGATATTTCTAGAAATGTATGCAACATATAGGTGCATAACTTGTGATCCTACCTACTCTGAACACCAGTTAAGATTAAAATATGCATGTCCACTGTCTCATAATCTTGTATAAAGCAAAGTCTTGGTATGTACCTTTATTGAATTATCAGGTGCTTTGGAAGAGCAGCGATTTTTCTGTCTGACAAAGATCTGCAACAAAGTAAACGGTGATTTACTCAAATTTAGGATACATTCTCTCCTGTTACAATTTACACGCCTAAAATTATCAATAACCATTTGCTGATTTCTAGTTAACATTCAGTATCTTAGAGAAAAAATACAAGTATTTATATTTACAAAAACAAGTCATCAAATATATTGTGTACGAATAACCTGATGCTTGTATTTACAAGGAAGAAAGCGCTGCTGAATTGCCTTCCAGTCCGTGTTGTATTCCATCATTCCAAGTGCCAGTAATCTGCATTGGCAAATGGTATCAGCCAAAGATTTTGCACTCTATAATATTGATATCAACCAGGACAAATTGGTCTGCTATTCCATACTCAAATTAAACATTGAAAAGTTAAATGTTCAAAAGGCACTTAGCCACAGGGCTTATTACTACCAGAGAAACCAGATCATGACAAGATTGATCTTTTCCTCGAAACCCCGTCTACGGATGTCAAAGTTACAGCTCTCAAGTCTCAATACATATAAATAAGGAGGAAATTTTTTTCCAGATTAGCATCATTTTTGTTCAATGGTGATGGAAACAAATCGTCCCAGTTTGATCTATACATTTGGATCTTcatttatcatattcagaatgtCAGATTTCTCAAACGATGGGAATATttgataaataaaaattgtaactATCATTTAAGCTGAAACACGGGAAAGAGGCTACGTGAAGACTACAATATGCAGTATATAATCTCTCTTTTTTGAGAGATGAGATACAGTAGACCACGTGACAACCTTTTACATGGGCCATCAGCCAAGTTAAAAAAAGTAATAATAAAGGAAAAAACAGATAAAGTAGACCACAAACAACCCCACAAAGTGAGTAAAAGAATGGCATGAATCAGATATACTGACCAATGGTACCACCTACTACAGTCTACAGAAAAAAGCAATAGATCCCCCAAAAAAATAGACAAAACCAGAATCTAATTCAGTTGATCATCCAATATTAAGTTCGCATATTCAAGAATCAACTGGAgaagaaatcaacaaaaaaacatAAGAAGCAAGCAACTTACTCATCTTCATTGTCAGTGAAGAGCACCCGATTCACAACAGATGATGGAGGCGGCCTATGTGGAAATAATGCTGAATTGAATAGTGGATAAAATCGCTGTACTAACTTAGCTATTTCCTTCGGGACAAGGGAAACTGGTTGTTTCTTGGAAGATTCTACAATTGAAGCAGCCAATGTCTTCTTAGGTAGACGATTACCAGAAGAGCAACCTCCCAAAACTCCTCTATTACTTTCAGCTGCTGAAAGAAAACTAGGAAGGGGAAACAGAGGTTCTTTTTCGAGAGCATCAATGTTTGCGGATTTGGTAAAACGCTGTCGATTCTCTTTCGCAACTGTAAaaccaaataagaaaaaaaactgtAAAAAGGTCAAAACACATAGTAACCTTTTAAATGATTGGTGTTATGGATATCTTTGATCATTCAAATATGAATTGGCGGAAACAGTGGGTACAGATACTTACCTTCAGCAATATCAACCATATAGCCCCCAACTAAACGAAGTGGAGCCACATCAAGAATGGACGTTACAGGACCAGTTGTAAGAGGCTGCCATACAAAATCCTCAGCAGAACTTAGGGCATTCACATTGCTGGATTGAtcgtgctcataacttcttccaTCTGAAGGCCTATCTGAAACTGATGGTTGAGTGCATGGAGGTAGGAAGCAGTTTCCAGGATATGGAACTACTTTCCATGATGAAACTTCATCACGTCGTCTAACCAATTGAGAAATCATTCCACTAACTTCATTAGCAATGTGTTGATGCGATGGATCAAAAACACAGAGAGAAAATACCTGAACAAGAAGTTGtacatgctcatgtatcaaacaATGTAACTGCCCTATTTGATGCGGAGAAAATCCATTCACTTGAATGGTATGGTGCGACGAGGATAAACCCTGATAAGAGGTACCAGGTATAAAACCTTGTCCGCCATGACGAGGAAAAGGTGTGAACTGTGGCATTGAAACTGTGGGCAATAAAGGACGCAATGGCCTATTGGCCTGTCCCATCTTCTTATCTTGAGCCGATACTTTTTGGCTTCTATTTTGTCTGGTTATAGGTCGACGACCTCCCACCGCATATTTTTCAGTTTGCCTCTTATCCTGCATGCTTTCATCAAGGTCACTATCCAGTGCCTCTTCAATTTCAATCTCAAAATccgcatcattttcttcatcgtcaTCCTCGATAACAGCATTCTCTTGATCTCTCCCACCTTCATCATCTCCACCTTGCAACACACCTGCAAGAAATTTACGATATTCTTGTTCATCGTCTTTATTCTGAaggtcgtcatcatcatcagtttCCTGAAGAAAGGTCTCTAACTCTTCAAGAGTAGAACTAGCTAATGAGTAGCGAGCCCTAGTACGCCTGCAAATGGCATCCTCTTCATCAAAAATTTTTGAATTTGGCGATTCTCCATCATTCATCCGGACGTAAGTGTTTCCAACTCTCAAGCTGTTCTCCACAGGGTAAGCATCTTTTGAACTACTGCTCACTGCTAGATGCATAGACTCGATTTCATCTACCAAATCTGAGGCTAATTTCCTCTTCTTGGAATTACCAGTAGTAGCATCTCCTAATTCTATACTGTTGGAATAATCTTGGTTTTGCATCAGAACCTCTTCATTTTCTGAGTCCCTATCAATGTAATGCGCTCTATCAGtta
Coding sequences within:
- the LOC113271571 gene encoding uncharacterized protein LOC113271571; translated protein: MSSHEEVSEASEGHLEPEEDEDEDVDFNPFLSEAHSPEASSSLSSEDEEDLGTDLVDNAETSAFEETDFPLNLTDRAHYIDRDSENEEVLMQNQDYSNSIELGDATTGNSKKRKLASDLVDEIESMHLAVSSSSKDAYPVENSLRVGNTYVRMNDGESPNSKIFDEEDAICRRTRARYSLASSTLEELETFLQETDDDDDLQNKDDEQEYRKFLAGVLQGGDDEGGRDQENAVIEDDDEENDADFEIEIEEALDSDLDESMQDKRQTEKYAVGGRRPITRQNRSQKVSAQDKKMGQANRPLRPLLPTVSMPQFTPFPRHGGQGFIPGTSYQGLSSSHHTIQVNGFSPHQIGQLHCLIHEHVQLLVQVFSLCVFDPSHQHIANEVSGMISQLVRRRDEVSSWKVVPYPGNCFLPPCTQPSVSDRPSDGRSYEHDQSSNVNALSSAEDFVWQPLTTGPVTSILDVAPLRLVGGYMVDIAEVAKENRQRFTKSANIDALEKEPLFPLPSFLSAAESNRGVLGGCSSGNRLPKKTLAASIVESSKKQPVSLVPKEIAKLVQRFYPLFNSALFPHRPPPSSVVNRVLFTDNEDELLALGMMEYNTDWKAIQQRFLPCKYKHQIFVRQKNRCSSKAPDNSIKAVRRMKTSPLTAEEKARIDEGLGVFKLDWMSVWKFIVPHRDPSLLPRQWRIASGTQKSYKSEGAKKEKRRLYSQERRKSIAAAGSANLGTVTEKEGHVADNVDQENRTGNDDMEDEDEAYVHEAFLADWRPTDSRIAPSNPSGKEYQSGGENHSGHPFSGSHSVHDYANGLFAAPNNSLQSQNVSHVAHMRYSPACAMGPNQHAADWISKSSRSQVKLKPYRARRKKTTQLVQLAPSLPPVNLPASVHVISQSAFKTYCGPSHSTRVPSSSNVGTEDLAPARMLGTSSAGNPQKRNTPACLQGPRFDMNSVAMEEKGSESDLQMHPLLFQGSEDNHSSYCQTNYSTSSSTFSFLPGNHLQSNLNFPSTSQRAGSLVNQFYTSLGLGETPSTTSTIDFHPLLQRPDIVNKDSVNLSGNLSFDFKSFGGNHSQVKNSSGSVHISNSEPASLTGNTNEIDLEIHLSSTPRKVKDMGIRNEKENSVSACVVALDSNCLGEESLPEIVMEQEELSDSEEEIGEDVEFEREEIADSEDDDPNSAQLVETTTKEVQVIAGKEFGMNKKSSAFRSWGSSHVSSSHITHIGSLSNSEQKFVGHQNDRDQASKSFSAQPRRTRLSKRIAKGVAVQEIPLLGAEFARCVSPQRKPRKNVRKNVRKNGKSGRCLANNSLAPFCLEESSSQKDGDYRKVTDTSFVRPTPLKAGWKAVMGLEVEEPRLRL